Part of the Elusimicrobiota bacterium genome, CATAATTTTGTCGATAGTAGCGAACAGGAAATTGATACTGTAATAAAGTTTCTGCAGCGTAGTTGTGATAAAGCTGCGATTGAAGGGATAACAATTGTTATTGAACGCCATAATAATACGATTACAAATGGATGGCATGACGTACCATTGAAATTATTAGAGAGAGTTGGACGTAAGAATTGTAAACTTAACTACCAGCCGCCGTACCCGTTCACTGAAGAGGATTATAAAACAAAGATGGGCCAGGATATGAAACTTCTTTTACCGGTAAGCGGACATTGTCATCTGCAGAACTATAAAATTGCTAACGGACAACATGTATCTGCGCCGCTGGGGTCTGGGGTAATTGATTATTCGGGATTAGGCAAATTTGTGCGTGAGTCGGGATATACCGGCGCGTTTATGCTCGAATTCATGCCAAAGTCAGGGTATGAAACTTCTGACCCGCGGGTTATTATTAAAGCCGAACTTGATTATATAAAGAAAATTATCAGATAAGGTGAATTTTTATGAAACCAAAAGTGTTTTTTAGTATGCCTAAGAAAACGTTTGATATCAGTTTCTCAGCAGAAGTTGTTAAAGCTATGTCTGAAGTAGCTGAACTTTTAGGATGCCCTCCTCCTGCTGATGGGTATAACGCAGAGTATGTGAAAAACAACATAGTTGATGCCGAAGCTGTGATCACCGGGTGGGGTAGTTTGGCATTAACTGATGAAATGTTGGCTTTGGCTAAGAAACTCAAAATTGTATTTCATACCGCAGGGTCAGTCCAGGGACTGTGGAAGTCTACCCGTACAGATATAAGAGTAGCATCAAACGCTGATATCAACGGGCAGCCAGTATCGGAGTTCGCTCTTGGGATGGTACTTATAGGATTGAAAGGTGTGTTTCATTTTAACCATGAAATTCATGCTAAAGGTAAACTTGCATGGAAGAAAACAGGGGATTATGCAAAAGGGTATTATAAAACAAAAGTAGGAATACTCAGCCTTGGGCATATCGGGCGGAGGTTGGTAAAACTGCTGAAGAATTTTGAGGTTGATATACTTGTACAGTCAAACCATATCACTCCGGAACAAGCCCGCGGGATGGGTGTCACCAAATGCACAATTGAGGAATTGATGTCGCAAGCGGATGTCGTTGTTCTCTGTGCACCAAATAAACCAAAGAATAAAGGTATGATAAATAAATCCAATCTTAAGTTAATGAAAGATAATAGTGTGTTTATTAATATAGCCCGTGGTGCGTTGGTTAATGAAGATGATCTTGTCGCTGAACTCAAAACCGGGCGTATAACCGCGATGCTGGATGTTACATTTCCAGAACCTCCTGTAGAAGGACATCCGTTCTATACACTGCCAAACTGTATTCTAACCCCTCATATCGCAGGTTCGTTTGCCGGAGAATGTTTCCGGTTTGGTGAAGCTGTAGTTGGGGAAATAAAAAGGTATGTTGCAGGGGAAAAACTTAGAAACGAGCTCTCTCAAGAAGAGATTATTTTTAGAGCATGACCTTTTGAATATGTATTTGTGAAGGGATAGTGTATAAAATGAAATTTACTAAAGTGTTTATCAAAACCATGCGCGAGGTGCCTTCTGAGGCGGATACTGTATCAGCAAAACTTATGCTTCGAGCTGGCCTTATCCGTAAACTCGGAGCGGGTCTTTATGAATGGTTGCCGCTGGGCTTACGCGCAGTAAAGAAAGTTGAACAAATTGTGCGTGAGGAAATGAATAGCATTGACGGGCAGGAAGTTGTATTACCTATTCTTCTTCCTAAAACGTTGTGGGAGGAAACCGGGCGTTGGGGTATTTATGGGAAAGAGTTGTTTCGTCTGAGGGACAGGAAGGATAACGATTTTTGCCTTGGTCCAACACACGAAGAAGTTATCACCGATCTTGTCCGCCGTGAGGTAAAGTCGTATCGTGAACTGCCGTTGATGTTGTACCAGTTCGGAACGAAGTTTCGTGATGAAATACGTCCGCGGTTCGGTGTAATGCGCGCACGTGAGTTTGTGATGAAGGACGCGTATTCATTCCACGCAGATGAAGAGTGTGCGGAGAAGTATTATGTCCGCGCGTATGACGCGTATAAACGTATCTGCGGACGTTGCGGGGTTAATTTTCGCGCAGTAGAAGCTGCTTCCGGAGCAATCGGGGGTAGTTTTTCGCATGAGTTTATGGTGCTTGCTCAAACAGGGGAGGAAGAAATTGTGTACTGCGAGTGCGGGTACAGTGCAAATACTGAGAAAGCGGAATGCAAGGCAGTTGAAAGTGGAGAGAATAAAGAAACACAGTTGATACTCGAGGAAATAAATACGCCTGGGGTGCATACCGTAAGTGCTGTTGGGAAGTTTATGTCCGCACCAACGGTAAAGTTTATTAAATCCATGATATACGTTGCTGACGGAAAACCGGTACTCGCGTTGGTACGCGGGGACTATGAAATTAATGAGTCTAAGCTCGGGCAGGTGCTTAACACCGCGGCGGTTGAGCTTGCGCAACCGGAATTAATACAAAAACTTACTGGTGCGAAGGTAGGTTTCGCAGGGCCTGTTGGGTTAAAGGAAAAGGTACAGATTATCGCAGACTATTCTGTTATGTCTATAATCAACGGTATTACCGGAGCGAATAAGACGGATTACCACGTAAAGAATCTTAATCCCGGGCGTGACTTCACCCCGGATAATGTCGTGGATATCCGTAAGGTTGTACACGGGGATAAATGTGCGCGGTGCGGGAAGGATTTGCAGTTTTGCCGCGGGATTGAAGTTGGGCATACGTTTAAGCTTGGTTACAAATATTCAAAGTCTATGAATGCAACATTTCTCGATACTGCCGGTGCGCCAAAACATTTTGTAATGGGTTGTTATGGTATAGGTGTTACACGGATGGTTGCTGCAGCGATTGAACAGGGAAATGATAATAACGGTATCATCTGGCCAATACCTCTTGCGCCATACGTTGTGAATATCGTGCCGGTTTCATATACAGGAACACAAAAAGAGGTGGCGGATAAGATTTATGATGAATTGACTGTTGCGGGAATTGACGTAATCCTCGATGATCGGGATGAACGTGCAGGGGTTAAGTTCAAGGATTCTGACCTTATCGGTTTCCCGATTCGTGTGACCGTAAGCGATCGTACATTAGCAAATAATAATTCTGTGGAATACAAACTTCGTACCACGGAGAAGTCAGAAATAGTGGGTATTGATGAAGCGGTAAAACGGTGTATTGCTTTAGGGAGGAAGTAGTTGTTTTTTAACAAAGTATTTCATAAGCATATAAAATGCCTGGTTTTTATATTAGTATTGATGTTTAGTATTGAAGGATGTGGTATGAACAACATAAAAAATACTGATATTTCAGCGGATAAGCGTATCGAGATTCTTACCCTTAAGTATAACGCTATAATGTTTAATATGGGTAAAGAACAAGGTGAAGGCGGGAAGATTGTGCTTACTACCGCATATAACGCGTTAAAGTGGGGTTACGGACAAGGAAAATGGAATCTTGTTGGAATTGAAGATCTCTGGGCGGAAGCTTTGAAAGAAGGCGGAGTATTGTTTAACCGTCCTCATGAAAAACGGTGGGGGACAACAACTGCGGAGGAAACATTGGATCTTATCGGACAAACGACTGTCGGTCCATGGCAATTGACGACAACAAATATTAAAAACGTTTATGGTATTCCTTATGGTGTTAAACAAAACTGGACAGTACGCCAGACTGTCGAATATCTCATTGCAAATCCTGAAATCCAGGCTAAGATGATTGCGGATTATATCCAAAATTCGTATACGAAGTACGGGAAACGATCCCCTTACGGGATACAAAACTATTTTTGGCTTGAAGCGTATGTCAAACGCGAGATCGGGCAGGGGAAGTGGTCTGATTCGGTTCTCTGTAAAATACCGACTGGAAAAACATGGAAAGATCTTACTCCGGAAGATAAGGCAAATACAGGGTATTATGCGAAACAGTTGTTGTTAGGCAACAATCATGAGAATCACGGGTTAATGTTCTGGCTCTGGGTAACCGGTGATATCGATGGAATTAAGGATGTTTTCCGCGTATGGCGTGGACAAAAAGTTATGGTGTGGGATCCTGAAAAAAACGATGCGGTACTTACCGAAAAACAGGGAGACTATAGAATTAAATCAGAAGATATTCTTTACTGCGATTGTCATCCTGAATTCAAACAAAAAATGGTTATGTTAGTTGAAGAAAGTAATATCACTGATAAATAGGGCAATATTATTAACTGTTTTAAATGGAAATAAGTTGTTTTCTAATATGTCAAGTCATGCAAGAATTGGTGTAGTTGTATTATTATTTAGCATAATATTTTTGTTGTATGGAAATATTATAGACAACCCATTTGTGTGGGATGACGTTCCATTCTATATCCAGAACATACCTTTGTTTTCTCATATAGAAAATACTAGAATCTTGATTACTAAACAATATTTCCCGATTACTACAGAACGTAGTTACCGGCCGGTCGCTACTTTATCGTATTTCATAAATTTCTTGCTATGGGATGGGCATTTGCGGTGGCATAGAGTTATTAATCCTGTGTTACACTTGATGGTATCGTTTATGGTATTTCTTGTTATACAACAACTGTATTCATCACAGCTGCTAGCTGTTTTAACCGCACTGTTTTTTGCTGCTCATCCTGTTCATAGCGAAATAATGTATGTGGTTACTCATAACGAAAACTTGTTATTAGGACTGTTCTTTCTACTTGCATTTTATCTGTATATTATTGACGGTAAAGATAACAAAGTCACGGTGAAGCGTATAATATCAGTTTTATCATACTTACTGGCATTATTCTCAAAAGAAACCGCGTTGATGTTTATCCCGTTGCTTATTGTACACGACTGGTTATTTTATCCTGGAAAAAAAGTGCGGGAATCTGTAAAACAGATTTTTGCGCGTTACATTTGGGTAACAATATTGTATTTGGTCGTCAGATTCTGGCTCATGGCTCCTCCGTATTCCGCAAGTTATATCGGTGATAATGTTATTAGTAATACATTAAGTATTTGTTTTGTGATTGTTAAGTATATCAAACTATTAATTCTACCGACAAATCTGTCAGTACTGATAAATATACCAGTTATCACATCAGTTTTTGCCTGGCAGTTTTTAGCTGGTATTTGTGTGTTAACGTTAATACTTATACTAATATATTATTTTTACATGAAAAACCGCAGATTGTCATTTATGCTGATATGGCCAGTGTTTACTTTATTACCGGCATTAAATATAGTATTCGCGGTGGTCACTCATCCGATGGGGGAAAGGTATTTGTACTTGTCGGTTGTAGGGTATTGTTTCATAATTGCGTATGTGTTTATACGTGCTTTAAAGAACCGTATAGTTTTGATTGCAGCTACCGGGATTGTGATAATATTTTATGCTTCTATCATCTTAGCCAGGTCGGATGATTGGCGGACAGAAAAAGCGTTTTTTACTAAAACTGTACAACAATCGCCGTGGTCGGGGAAAGCACAGAATAATCTTGGTATTTACTATTTGAAGTCCGGTGAGTGGGGGTTAGCGGAAGAATGTTTTGTTAAGGCTATAGAGTTGTCTCCTGAAGAGTGGCAGGCGTATTCCAACCTTTCAATCGTATACTTAAAAACAAAACAATTTGTGAAACGATTAAATATACTTCTTTTGATACGTGAAAAAATGAACGGCAGGATTATCCCTGACCTTGAATACGAGATCGTTTCAACGTATAAAGAACTGGGAAAAGAGGATGAATGCATTAATATATTACAGAGATTGCGGTCGATAAGTAATGAATGATCAAGATAATAGTGTTTTTTCGGTGCGCTCTATATAAACACATTTAAAAAACAGTAATTTTAAACAAAATTTGGGGTATATTTGATAGAATAAATTTTATCTATTTTTATTTGATGAGGATCTTGAAGTATATCAAGCTTTAGTTGAGGGGTGAAAATGATAAATCTTGCAGTAGTTCCTGTAGCGGGGATTGGGACACGGTTATTACCCGCAACAAAATCGCAGCCAAAAGAAATGTTGCCCGTCGGACGGAAACCTGTAGTGCAGTACGTAGTGGAAGAACTTGAGAAGTCGGGGATTACCAATATTCTATTCGTCACAGGACGTAATAAAACATCAATTGAAAACCATTTTGATGCGGATAACGAGCTTATACGCGGATTACGCGAGACAGGGAAAGAGGAGTTGTTGTCTTCGCTTGAGTATGAAAAACTTGATGTAAAATATTTTTATACACGCCAACGTCAACCCAAAGGGTTGGGGGATGCAATACTGCAGTCTGAAGAATATGTTAGCAACCAGCCGTTTGTGGTAGCTCTTGGTGATTCGATTATTGGCTTGCATGCAAACTCAAAAGTAGTAAAGAAACTTACTGATTGTTTTGTTGATAAAGCAGCGGACTGCGTTATCGCATTTGAAGAGGTCAATAAATCTGAAGTTTGTTTTTACGGTATAGCAAAACCTGCGACAAGTGGTAAAGTGTTTCAGTTGTCCGATGTTGTAGAGAAACCTGCAGTAGCTGAAGCGCCAAGTAATCTAGCGATTGCAGCGCGATATGTGTTTTCCCCGAATATATTCGGGTTTATAAGAAAAGTTGTACCGGATAAACGCGGGGAAATACAGATCACAGATGCTATAAGAATGATGATACATCAGGGGATGAAGGTATATGGTGTTAAACTTAATCCCGGAGAGAAACGCTATGATATCGGCAATTTTGAAAGTTATTTTGAAACCGTGCTAGAGTTTATACTTTCCGATCCTGAGTTTGGGGAGAGTGTTAAGAAGAAGGTTAAACGTATTGTATGCAGATAATTAGGGCGCAAGCATACGCGCGGGCAGGGCTTATCGGCAATCCGTCTGACGGATATAACGGGAAGACAATATCGTTGATTGTAAAAAACTTTTCCGCAAAGGTTGTGTTGTACGACTGGCCGGAGGTTGAAATTATTCTTAGCCAACAGGATAAGTGTAGGTTTAATTGCATAGAAGATCTGGTGGAGGATGTTAAACTCAGCGGATACTACGGCGGGCTGAGGCTGGTGAAAGCGGCAATAAAAAAGTTCTATGAGTACTGCGAAAAACGAAATATTAAGCTGCGTGATCGAAATTTTTCAATACGTTATGATTCTAATATTCCAAGACAAGTGGGGCTTGCAGGGTCAAGTGCAATCGTTACTGCAACAATTCGGGGATTAATGGAGTTTTATGGTATAGCAATACCAAAAAATATTTTGCCCAACCTGATACTATCAGTCGAGAATAATGAGTTGCGTATTACCGCCGGCCTTCAGGATCGTGTATGCCAGGTGTATGAAGGGCTGGTTTATATGGATTTCGATAAGAAGTATATGGATAGGTACGGGTATGGGAGATATAAACAGTTGAATCCAAGGCTATTGCCTAATCTTTTTATATCCTACCGTACAGATTTTGGTGAAATATCGGATGTTGTACATAATAACGTAAGAGAACGATATCTCCGTGGAGATACGGATGTTATTAACGCAATGAAGAAATTTGCGTTGTTATCTTATGAAACATACAAGTTGTTGCTTGCCGGGAAACGTGATGCTATTGGGCCGTTGATGGATGAAAATTTTGATACCAGACGGAAGATATTTAGTATTGATACAAAAAACATAGAGATGGTAGAAACCGCGCGGAAGTGTGGCGCGCATGCAAAGTTTGCAGGTTCTGGCGGTGCAATTGTGGGTACTTATCGAGATGAATATATGCTCCGCAAACTTTACCGTAAATTAAGTGAGATCGGGTGTAAGACGTTTATACCGAGTATAGTATAAACCAACTCATTTTGTTATTGACAATCCATTTCATAGTATAGTAATATATTTAATAGTTAAATAAAGAATGTCAAAAGTGGCAAGACAAAAAATATTTGCGCCACTTTTTGTTTTTCTATAGGGGTTTTTGGAGGATATGAGTAATAAAGACAAGTTGCAAGAGATTACCAGCAGTGCTGTAGTGAAGTTGGGGTATGAACTAGTAGAATTGCAATATAAGAAAGAAGGTAAACGCTGGGTTGTACGGTTGTTTATAGATAAACCCGGTATAGGTATTAGTGTTGAAGATTGCGCATTGGTGAGTAATGCCGTCGGTGAATTGTACGAACTTGAAATATGGTTACCGGAACATTATGTGTTGGAAGTATCATCTCCCGGTATTGATAGGTTGCTGAAGACTATTAAAGATTTTGAAAACGTTAGAGGTAGTCAAGTGAGGTTCAAACTGTTTGAACAGATTGAAGGAGAGAAAGCGTTTATTGGTAAGATTGAGAATGTTGTTGAGGATAAATTGACAGTTTTACGGAATGACGGGAAGAGTGTTGAACTAAAACTTGCACAGATCAGCAGCGCGCGTAAAGTAGTTGATATTTAAAGAATTATTGGTGAAGGGTTGATATTATGACAAAATTTACAAGTGATTTGTTGCCGGTGTTAGAACAGATAGAACGCGATAAAGGCGTAAAAACACAGGAACTTATTCAAATGATAGAAGGTGCATTGGTGTCTGCGTTTCGTAAACACTCAAATTTTAAGGGTAACCTGGAAGCTGTGGTTGACCTTGAAACCGGAATGCTGGAAGCGTATATGATCAAAACAGTAGTTGAAAAAGTTGTGGATAGCAGCCTTGAATTAACCGTTGATGCTGCAAAAAAGTATGATCCAAAAGTTGAATTGGGGGGTACGGTTAAGTTGAAGGTAGACACCACGGATTTTTCTAGGATTGCAGCGCAAACCGCGAAACAGGTTATTCTCCAAAAAATCAGGGAAGTAGAAAAATCTAATGTGTACCAGGAATATAAGGGCAGAGAAGAGCAGTTAGTAAACGGTTTTATCCACAGGATTGTCAGCGGGAGTTATGTCGTTGAACTTGGAAAAGTTGAAGCGATTATCCCGCCTAAAGAACAGGTCATGCGTGAGAAGTTTAAAAACGGCGATCGTATCCGTGCAATGGTATTAAAAGTGGATAAAGACCAAAAAGGTGCACGTATACTTCTTACCCGGTGCAGCCCGGTATTTGTAAAATTATTGTTTGAACAGGAAGTACCGGAACTCGCGGATAAGACTGTTGAAATCGTTGAGATCGTACGTGAACCCGGGGAACGTACAAAATTGGCTGTTATTTCTCATAACAAAAAAGTCGATCCTGTAGGGGCATGCGTAGGAGTCAAGGGTTCCCGCGTGAAGCCTATCATCGACGAACTTCATGGTGAACGTATAGACTTAATTGCGTGGAATGATGATCCTGTAAAAAATATTACGTCTGCACTGTCTCCTGCTAAGATTGAGAAAGTTATTATTCTCGATGAAGTAGGTAAACGCGCGGAAGTTATTGTGTCAGAAGACCAGTTGTCTTTGGCAATCGGGAAAAAAGGGCAAAATGTAATGCTTGCAGCAAAACTTACTAAATGGCATCTGGATATAAAATCGCCGGAAGAAAAGAAAAAGGAGATTGAGGGAAAGATTGAAAAAAAGGATGTGGTCCCTGCAGTAGCAGAAACCGGTGCTTCTGAAGTGAGTGCTGAACCGGAAAAACCAAAAGAATAAATAAATTGTTTCAGGAGAATAAAAAATAATGGCGACAAAAAAGAAGAGTGCTGATAGTGAGAATATCAATAAAGAGAGTAAAGAAAAAGTTAAGAAGGTAAAGAAGACGAATAAACCAGCTTCGGCGATAACAGCTATCAAAAAAAAGAAGGTTGTTAAGCCACGGGCTAAAGTTGCCGGTATTGTTTCCTCCGCAGTACCTTCTGCTGTAAGTGATGTAAAAGTAAAAAAGGTTAAGAAAACAGCGGTTGCTAAGGTACCTGTTGTTGTTCCGTCAAAGGTTATATCTAAACCTTTTGTTCAACAAAAAACGGTTACACCGGTTGTTAAGGTAGAGCCTAAGAAACCTGTTGCTGTAGTGCCTGAAATAAAAGTTGTTGTCACTCCAAAACCTGTTGTTCCTGAACCAAAGATAACTCCGCCGGTAGTCGTGGCACCGGTTATTCCGGTTCTTCCTGTTACTGTACCTATTGAAGATAAACCCGTAATTTCGGTTAATGAGTTTGTTACTGTTGGGAAGCTTGCGGAATTAATGAAGAAATCGCCTGGTGAATTGTTGATCAAACTTATGTCCTTAAAAGTTAAGGCGGGAATAAATCAGAGGATTGACCCTGATATTATTACAATACTAGCAAGTGATTATGGGTATGAAGTAAAATTTATACCGTTATACGGTGATGAAGTTCTCGCGCAGGAAGAAGAAAAGGATGACCCAAGAAAAATGGTTCCGCGGTCACCCGTGGTGACAATCATGGGGCATGTAGACCACGGGAAAACGTCGTTACTTGATGCTATACGCAAAAGTAAAATTGCTGAGAAAGAGTACGGCGGGATAACGCAGCATATAGGAGCATATAGGGTGGTAACAGAGAAAGGCGAGATTGTTTTTCTTGATACACCTGGACATGAAGCATTTACAGCGATGCGTGCGCGTGGCGCGCAAGTTACTGACCTTGTAATTCTTGTAGTTGCCGCAGATGATGGAGTAATGCCTCAGACTATCGAGGCTATCGACCATGCAAAAGCTGCTAATGTTCCTATCATAGTTGCGGTAAATAAAATCGACCTCCCAGGTGCTGATCCGCGGAGAGTGAAAGAAGAACTTACCCGGCAGAATCTTATTATAGAAGAATACGGTGGTAAAGTAGGATGTATTGAAGTTTCTGCAAAAATAGGAACTAACCTTGACCAGTTACTCGATAGAATACTGTTGGAAGCAGAAATACGTGAGTTAAAAGCTAATCCCGCAACTTTAGCGCGGGGTGTTGTGATTGAAGCGCGGTTGGATCCGAAGAAAGGGCCGTTATCCACAATTTTGATACAAAAAGGTACTCTTAATAAAGGTGACTCTTTTATTGCAGGATTAACTAACGGTAAAGTACGTGCTTTAATTGACGATAAAGGACGGTTGTTGAGTAAAGCCGGGCCTTCAACTCCGGTTGAGGTTTTAGGGTTTACCTATACCCCGCAATTGGGAGATAAGTTCGTGGTGGTTGCGGATGAACGTGAGTCAAAACATATATCTGAACGCCGGCAGGAGATACAGCGCACTGAACGGTTGAAGAAAAAACATATAAGCCTGGATGTGCTCCATCAGAAGATTGGAGAAGGTAAACTCGCGGAATTAAGGGTTGTCCTAAAAACTGATGTTCGTGGCTCAATGGAAGCATTGAAGGATATGATAGACAAGTTTTCGCATCCTGAAGTAAAACTGACTGTTATTCATGCGGGAATCGGGAGTATCAAACAATCGGACTGTTTATTAGCATCAGCGTCTGATGCTATTGTTATCGGGTTTAATATACGTGCGGATACCGGTGTGGCCGAACTAGCACGTGAGGAAGATATTGATGTTCGTACGTATAATACGATTTATGAATTAAAAGATGACCTTGAGAAAGCGATCGGAGGCGTTCTTGGGCCTAAGATCGAAGAAGTGGTAACCGGAAAAGTTAGGATAAAGAAGGTTTTCAGGATCACTAAAGTTGGGATCGTTGCTGGCTGCGAGGTGATCGAAGGAAAAGTTGTACGAGGGAATAAAGCGCGTCTTGTCCGGGATAATACCGTTATAGCCAATACGCGGATTGAAACGTTACGTCATGAGAAGGAAGATGTTAAAGAAATGGAACGCGGGCATGAGTGCGGGATAACTCTAGAACGGTATCAGGATATAAAGGAAAATGATGTTATTGAAGTGTTTACCGAGAAAAAAACGCAACAGACTGCAGATCTAAGTTAATAAAACGGGGTTGTGAGAAATGCCAAATTATTCATATAAAAGGTCGCAGCGGGTTGGGGAGTTGTTACATCATAAGATATCAGAAATAATTCAGCATCTTAAGGATCCTGAACTAGGGATAACGACTATCACAGAAGTTAAA contains:
- a CDS encoding sugar phosphate isomerase/epimerase family protein; translated protein: MNKVGLCTIAFKDKNVDEVIKIAADCGAECVELWSRPPHVAYPVSDDIVNKVKPLCDTNNIEIVVLGSYLNGLKIVNNNSIDVSIENEIRVAIMFNAKIIRLWAGIHNFVDSSEQEIDTVIKFLQRSCDKAAIEGITIVIERHNNTITNGWHDVPLKLLERVGRKNCKLNYQPPYPFTEEDYKTKMGQDMKLLLPVSGHCHLQNYKIANGQHVSAPLGSGVIDYSGLGKFVRESGYTGAFMLEFMPKSGYETSDPRVIIKAELDYIKKIIR
- a CDS encoding hydroxyacid dehydrogenase, with product MKPKVFFSMPKKTFDISFSAEVVKAMSEVAELLGCPPPADGYNAEYVKNNIVDAEAVITGWGSLALTDEMLALAKKLKIVFHTAGSVQGLWKSTRTDIRVASNADINGQPVSEFALGMVLIGLKGVFHFNHEIHAKGKLAWKKTGDYAKGYYKTKVGILSLGHIGRRLVKLLKNFEVDILVQSNHITPEQARGMGVTKCTIEELMSQADVVVLCAPNKPKNKGMINKSNLKLMKDNSVFINIARGALVNEDDLVAELKTGRITAMLDVTFPEPPVEGHPFYTLPNCILTPHIAGSFAGECFRFGEAVVGEIKRYVAGEKLRNELSQEEIIFRA
- a CDS encoding proline--tRNA ligase; protein product: MKFTKVFIKTMREVPSEADTVSAKLMLRAGLIRKLGAGLYEWLPLGLRAVKKVEQIVREEMNSIDGQEVVLPILLPKTLWEETGRWGIYGKELFRLRDRKDNDFCLGPTHEEVITDLVRREVKSYRELPLMLYQFGTKFRDEIRPRFGVMRAREFVMKDAYSFHADEECAEKYYVRAYDAYKRICGRCGVNFRAVEAASGAIGGSFSHEFMVLAQTGEEEIVYCECGYSANTEKAECKAVESGENKETQLILEEINTPGVHTVSAVGKFMSAPTVKFIKSMIYVADGKPVLALVRGDYEINESKLGQVLNTAAVELAQPELIQKLTGAKVGFAGPVGLKEKVQIIADYSVMSIINGITGANKTDYHVKNLNPGRDFTPDNVVDIRKVVHGDKCARCGKDLQFCRGIEVGHTFKLGYKYSKSMNATFLDTAGAPKHFVMGCYGIGVTRMVAAAIEQGNDNNGIIWPIPLAPYVVNIVPVSYTGTQKEVADKIYDELTVAGIDVILDDRDERAGVKFKDSDLIGFPIRVTVSDRTLANNNSVEYKLRTTEKSEIVGIDEAVKRCIALGRK
- a CDS encoding tetratricopeptide repeat protein, which translates into the protein MITKQYFPITTERSYRPVATLSYFINFLLWDGHLRWHRVINPVLHLMVSFMVFLVIQQLYSSQLLAVLTALFFAAHPVHSEIMYVVTHNENLLLGLFFLLAFYLYIIDGKDNKVTVKRIISVLSYLLALFSKETALMFIPLLIVHDWLFYPGKKVRESVKQIFARYIWVTILYLVVRFWLMAPPYSASYIGDNVISNTLSICFVIVKYIKLLILPTNLSVLINIPVITSVFAWQFLAGICVLTLILILIYYFYMKNRRLSFMLIWPVFTLLPALNIVFAVVTHPMGERYLYLSVVGYCFIIAYVFIRALKNRIVLIAATGIVIIFYASIILARSDDWRTEKAFFTKTVQQSPWSGKAQNNLGIYYLKSGEWGLAEECFVKAIELSPEEWQAYSNLSIVYLKTKQFVKRLNILLLIREKMNGRIIPDLEYEIVSTYKELGKEDECINILQRLRSISNE
- a CDS encoding sugar phosphate nucleotidyltransferase, with amino-acid sequence MINLAVVPVAGIGTRLLPATKSQPKEMLPVGRKPVVQYVVEELEKSGITNILFVTGRNKTSIENHFDADNELIRGLRETGKEELLSSLEYEKLDVKYFYTRQRQPKGLGDAILQSEEYVSNQPFVVALGDSIIGLHANSKVVKKLTDCFVDKAADCVIAFEEVNKSEVCFYGIAKPATSGKVFQLSDVVEKPAVAEAPSNLAIAARYVFSPNIFGFIRKVVPDKRGEIQITDAIRMMIHQGMKVYGVKLNPGEKRYDIGNFESYFETVLEFILSDPEFGESVKKKVKRIVCR
- a CDS encoding GHMP kinase, producing the protein MQIIRAQAYARAGLIGNPSDGYNGKTISLIVKNFSAKVVLYDWPEVEIILSQQDKCRFNCIEDLVEDVKLSGYYGGLRLVKAAIKKFYEYCEKRNIKLRDRNFSIRYDSNIPRQVGLAGSSAIVTATIRGLMEFYGIAIPKNILPNLILSVENNELRITAGLQDRVCQVYEGLVYMDFDKKYMDRYGYGRYKQLNPRLLPNLFISYRTDFGEISDVVHNNVRERYLRGDTDVINAMKKFALLSYETYKLLLAGKRDAIGPLMDENFDTRRKIFSIDTKNIEMVETARKCGAHAKFAGSGGAIVGTYRDEYMLRKLYRKLSEIGCKTFIPSIV
- the rimP gene encoding ribosome maturation factor RimP, which encodes MSNKDKLQEITSSAVVKLGYELVELQYKKEGKRWVVRLFIDKPGIGISVEDCALVSNAVGELYELEIWLPEHYVLEVSSPGIDRLLKTIKDFENVRGSQVRFKLFEQIEGEKAFIGKIENVVEDKLTVLRNDGKSVELKLAQISSARKVVDI
- the nusA gene encoding transcription termination factor NusA, whose translation is MTKFTSDLLPVLEQIERDKGVKTQELIQMIEGALVSAFRKHSNFKGNLEAVVDLETGMLEAYMIKTVVEKVVDSSLELTVDAAKKYDPKVELGGTVKLKVDTTDFSRIAAQTAKQVILQKIREVEKSNVYQEYKGREEQLVNGFIHRIVSGSYVVELGKVEAIIPPKEQVMREKFKNGDRIRAMVLKVDKDQKGARILLTRCSPVFVKLLFEQEVPELADKTVEIVEIVREPGERTKLAVISHNKKVDPVGACVGVKGSRVKPIIDELHGERIDLIAWNDDPVKNITSALSPAKIEKVIILDEVGKRAEVIVSEDQLSLAIGKKGQNVMLAAKLTKWHLDIKSPEEKKKEIEGKIEKKDVVPAVAETGASEVSAEPEKPKE